The Spodoptera frugiperda isolate SF20-4 chromosome 2, AGI-APGP_CSIRO_Sfru_2.0, whole genome shotgun sequence genome has a window encoding:
- the LOC118278492 gene encoding nuclear protein 1: MSEAFFDEYDYYNFDHDKHIFSGHSGKQRTKKEVNEHTNHFDPSGHSRKIVTKLMNTENNKKSNKH, from the coding sequence ATGTCCGAAGCCTTCTTTGACGAGTACGACTACTACAACTTCGACCACGACAAGCACATCTTCTCTGGACACAGCGGCAAGCAGCGCACCAAGAAGGAGGTCAACGAGCACACCAACCACTTCGACCCCTCGGGCCACTCCAGGAAGATCGTCACCAAGCTGATGAACACAGAGAACAACAAGAAGtcaaacaaacactaa